A genomic stretch from Xenopus laevis strain J_2021 chromosome 6S, Xenopus_laevis_v10.1, whole genome shotgun sequence includes:
- the cyp8b1.1.S gene encoding cytochrome P450 family 8 subfamily B member 1, gene 1 S homeolog isoform X1, with translation MSKMALFFPIILALLASVIGGLYLLGMFRKRRSDEPPLDKGTIPWLGYALDFRKSTSNFLQKMHKKHGDIFTVQIAGYYFTFVMDPLSFGPIIKESKTNLDFEEFARELVSRVFGYQSVTHDHKMLEKSSTKHLMGDGLVVMTQAMMENLQNLMVHNIGSSKGEREWHQDGLFNYSYNIVFRAGYLALYGNEPAKNKGKEKAKEFDRTHSDELFYEFRKYDQLFPRLAYSVLPPKDKIEAERLKRLFWNMLSVKKTLQKENISGWIGEQHQQRAEQGMPEHMQDRFMFLLLWASQGNTGPASFWFILYLLKHPEAMRAVREEVEAVLKETGQEVKPGGPLINLTRDMLMKTPVMDSAVEETLRLTAAPVLIRAVKQDMKIKMASGNDFSIRKGDRVALFPYIAVQMDPEIHPEPEKYKYNRFLNEDGTKKTDFFKNGKKVKYYTMPWGAGSTICPGRFFATNELKQFVFLMLTYFEFELVNPDEEIPGIDPNRWGFGTMQPTHDVQFRYRLRY, from the coding sequence TGTCCAAAATGGCTCTGTTTTTTCCAATCATTTTGGCGCTGCTGGCCTCGGTTATCGGTGGCCTCTACCTGCTGGGAATGTTTCGTAAAAGGAGATCCGACGAGCCTCCGTTGGACAAAGGCACAATACCGTGGCTGGGATACGCTCTAGATTTCAGAAAGAGTACATCAAATTTTTTGCAGAAGATGCACAAGAAACACGGAGACATCTTCACAGTACAGATTGCtggttattattttacatttgtaatgGATCCTTTGTCTTTTGGTCCCATTATAAAGGAATCCAAAACAAACTTGGATTTTGAGGAATTTGCTAGAGAATTGGTGTCAAGGGTCTTTGGATACCAGTCAGTCACTCATGATCACAAAATGCTGGAAAAGTCAAGTACAAAGCATCTGATGGGCGATGGTCTGGTAGTCATGACCCAAGCTATGATGGAAAACCTGCAAAATCTTATGGTTCACAACATCGGTAGTAGTAAAGGTGAGAGAGAATGGCACCAGGATGGGTTATTTAACTACAGCTACAATATTGTCTTCCGTGCCGGTTACCTTGCATTGTATGGTAATGAGCCAGCCAAGAACAAGGGTAAAGAGAAGGCCAAAGAGTTTGATCGCACGCATTCTGATGAGTTGTTTTATGAGTTCCGGAAGTACGACCAGTTATTCCCCCGTCTGGCCTACTCAGTTTTACCTCCCAAAGACAAGATTGAAGCTGAGaggttaaagaggttgttttgGAACATGTTATCTGTAAAGAAAACCCTCCAAAAAGAAAACATCAGTGGttggattggtgagcaacatcaGCAGAGGGCAGAGCAAGGAATGCCAGAACACATGCAAGATAGGTTTATGTTTTTGCTCCTGTGGGCATCTCAGGGTAACACAGGTCCAGCTTCATTCTGgttcattctttatttattgaAACATCCTGAAGCCATGCGAGCAGTGAGGGAAGAGGTTGAAGCAGTACTCAAGGAAACTGGTCAAGAAGTAAAGCCTGGTGGTCCCCTTATTAACCTTACCAGAGACATGCTGATGAAGACACCTGTCATGGACAGTGCAGTAGAAGAGACCCTACGGCTGACTGCTGCTCCGGTCCTTATCAGAGCAGTTAAACAGGATATGAAAATCAAAATGGCAAGCGGGAATGACTTTTCCATAAGGAAAGGAGACAGGGTTGCCCTTTTCCCTTATATTGCTGTCCAAATGGACCCAGAGATTCATCCAGAACCCGAGAAGTACAAGTACAACAGATTCCTGAATGAAGATGGCACCAAAAAGACAGATTTCTTCAAGAATGGAAAGAAGGTGAAATATTACACAATGCCTTGGGGAGCTGGGAGCACCATATGCCCTGGTCGTTTCTTTGCCACCAATGAACTGAAACAATTTGTATTTCTGATGCTGACCTACTTTGAGTTTGAGCTTGTTAATCCCGATGAGGAAATTCCAGGTATTGATCCAAACCGGTGGGGTTTTGGTACCATGCAGCCAACTCATGATGTCCAGTTTAGGTACAGACTCCGCTATTAA
- the cyp8b1.1.S gene encoding cytochrome P450 family 8 subfamily B member 1, gene 1 S homeolog (The RefSeq protein has 3 substitutions, 1 frameshift compared to this genomic sequence): protein MALFFPIILALLASVIGGLYLLGMFRKRRSDEPPLDKGTIPWLGYALDFRKSTSNFLQKMHKKHGDIFTVQIAGYYFTFVMDPLSFGPIIKESKANLDFEEFARELVSRVFGYQSVTHGHKMLEKSSTKHLMGDGLVVMTQAMMENLQNLMVHNIGSSKGEREWHQDGLFNYSYNVVFRAGYLALYGNEPAKNKGKEKAKEFDRTHSDELFYEFRKYDQLFPRLAYSVLPPKDKIEAERLKRLFWNMLSVKKTLQKENISGWIGEQHQQRAEQGMPEHMQDRFMFFAPVGISG, encoded by the exons ATGGCTCTGTTTTTTCCAATCATTTTGGCGCTGCTGGCCTCGGTTATCGGTGGCCTCTACCTGCTGGGAATGTTTCGTAAAAGGAGATCCGACGAGCCTCCGTTGGACAAAGGCACAATACCGTGGCTGGGATACGCTCTAGATTTCAGAAAGAGTACATCAAATTTTTTGCAGAAGATGCACAAGAAACACGGAGACATCTTCACAGTACAGATTGCtggttattattttacatttgtaatgGATCCTTTGTCTTTTGGTCCCATTATAAAGGAATCCAAAACAAACTTGGATTTTGAGGAATTTGCTAGAGAATTGGTGTCAAGGGTCTTTGGATACCAGTCAGTCACTCATGATCACAAAATGCTGGAAAAGTCAAGTACAAAGCATCTGATGGGCGATGGTCTGGTAGTCATGACCCAAGCTATGATGGAAAACCTGCAAAATCTTATGGTTCACAACATCGGTAGTAGTAAAGGTGAGAGAGAATGGCACCAGGATGGGTTATTTAACTACAGCTACAATATTGTCTTCCGTGCCGGTTACCTTGCATTGTATGGTAATGAGCCAGCCAAGAACAAGGGTAAAGAGAAGGCCAAAGAGTTTGATCGCACGCATTCTGATGAGTTGTTTTATGAGTTCCGGAAGTACGACCAGTTATTCCCCCGTCTGGCCTACTCAGTTTTACCTCCCAAAGACAAGATTGAAGCTGAGaggttaaagaggttgttttgGAACATGTTATCTGTAAAGAAAACCCTCCAAAAAGAAAACATCAGTGGttggattggtgagcaacatcaGCAGAGGGCAGAGCAAGGAATGCCAGAACACATGCAAGATAGGTTTATGTTT GCTCCTGTGGGCATCTCAGGGTAA
- the cyp8b1.1.S gene encoding cytochrome P450 family 8 subfamily B member 1, gene 1 S homeolog isoform X2, translating to MALFFPIILALLASVIGGLYLLGMFRKRRSDEPPLDKGTIPWLGYALDFRKSTSNFLQKMHKKHGDIFTVQIAGYYFTFVMDPLSFGPIIKESKTNLDFEEFARELVSRVFGYQSVTHDHKMLEKSSTKHLMGDGLVVMTQAMMENLQNLMVHNIGSSKGEREWHQDGLFNYSYNIVFRAGYLALYGNEPAKNKGKEKAKEFDRTHSDELFYEFRKYDQLFPRLAYSVLPPKDKIEAERLKRLFWNMLSVKKTLQKENISGWIGEQHQQRAEQGMPEHMQDRFMFLLLWASQGNTGPASFWFILYLLKHPEAMRAVREEVEAVLKETGQEVKPGGPLINLTRDMLMKTPVMDSAVEETLRLTAAPVLIRAVKQDMKIKMASGNDFSIRKGDRVALFPYIAVQMDPEIHPEPEKYKYNRFLNEDGTKKTDFFKNGKKVKYYTMPWGAGSTICPGRFFATNELKQFVFLMLTYFEFELVNPDEEIPGIDPNRWGFGTMQPTHDVQFRYRLRY from the coding sequence ATGGCTCTGTTTTTTCCAATCATTTTGGCGCTGCTGGCCTCGGTTATCGGTGGCCTCTACCTGCTGGGAATGTTTCGTAAAAGGAGATCCGACGAGCCTCCGTTGGACAAAGGCACAATACCGTGGCTGGGATACGCTCTAGATTTCAGAAAGAGTACATCAAATTTTTTGCAGAAGATGCACAAGAAACACGGAGACATCTTCACAGTACAGATTGCtggttattattttacatttgtaatgGATCCTTTGTCTTTTGGTCCCATTATAAAGGAATCCAAAACAAACTTGGATTTTGAGGAATTTGCTAGAGAATTGGTGTCAAGGGTCTTTGGATACCAGTCAGTCACTCATGATCACAAAATGCTGGAAAAGTCAAGTACAAAGCATCTGATGGGCGATGGTCTGGTAGTCATGACCCAAGCTATGATGGAAAACCTGCAAAATCTTATGGTTCACAACATCGGTAGTAGTAAAGGTGAGAGAGAATGGCACCAGGATGGGTTATTTAACTACAGCTACAATATTGTCTTCCGTGCCGGTTACCTTGCATTGTATGGTAATGAGCCAGCCAAGAACAAGGGTAAAGAGAAGGCCAAAGAGTTTGATCGCACGCATTCTGATGAGTTGTTTTATGAGTTCCGGAAGTACGACCAGTTATTCCCCCGTCTGGCCTACTCAGTTTTACCTCCCAAAGACAAGATTGAAGCTGAGaggttaaagaggttgttttgGAACATGTTATCTGTAAAGAAAACCCTCCAAAAAGAAAACATCAGTGGttggattggtgagcaacatcaGCAGAGGGCAGAGCAAGGAATGCCAGAACACATGCAAGATAGGTTTATGTTTTTGCTCCTGTGGGCATCTCAGGGTAACACAGGTCCAGCTTCATTCTGgttcattctttatttattgaAACATCCTGAAGCCATGCGAGCAGTGAGGGAAGAGGTTGAAGCAGTACTCAAGGAAACTGGTCAAGAAGTAAAGCCTGGTGGTCCCCTTATTAACCTTACCAGAGACATGCTGATGAAGACACCTGTCATGGACAGTGCAGTAGAAGAGACCCTACGGCTGACTGCTGCTCCGGTCCTTATCAGAGCAGTTAAACAGGATATGAAAATCAAAATGGCAAGCGGGAATGACTTTTCCATAAGGAAAGGAGACAGGGTTGCCCTTTTCCCTTATATTGCTGTCCAAATGGACCCAGAGATTCATCCAGAACCCGAGAAGTACAAGTACAACAGATTCCTGAATGAAGATGGCACCAAAAAGACAGATTTCTTCAAGAATGGAAAGAAGGTGAAATATTACACAATGCCTTGGGGAGCTGGGAGCACCATATGCCCTGGTCGTTTCTTTGCCACCAATGAACTGAAACAATTTGTATTTCTGATGCTGACCTACTTTGAGTTTGAGCTTGTTAATCCCGATGAGGAAATTCCAGGTATTGATCCAAACCGGTGGGGTTTTGGTACCATGCAGCCAACTCATGATGTCCAGTTTAGGTACAGACTCCGCTATTAA